One Pseudomonas fluorescens genomic region harbors:
- a CDS encoding glutathione-independent formaldehyde dehydrogenase, whose protein sequence is MKAIVYNGPRDVSVQNVTDAKIEKPTDVLVRITTTNICGSDLHMYEGRTSMETGRVFGHENLGEVIEVGAGVDRVKVGDRVCLPFNIGCGFCENCEKGLTGFCLTANPGTAGAAYGFADMGPYQGGQAELLRVPYADFNCLVLPEDAQEREDDYVMLSDIFPTGWHATELAGLLPGESIAIYGAGPVGLMAAHSAMIKGASQVFVVDNHPDRLKLAAQMGATPINSLEKEAVEQILNLTHGKGTDRGCECVGYQCCDRHGHEVNHLTMNNLVASTKATGGIGVVGVFVPEDPGARNDLAKQGKMAFDFGAFWFKGQQIRTGQANVKAYNRRLAELIHHGRANPAQIISHRLNLAEGPEAYKHFDARDNGWTKVVLKPAA, encoded by the coding sequence ATGAAAGCCATCGTTTACAACGGCCCGCGTGACGTGAGCGTGCAAAATGTCACCGATGCCAAAATTGAAAAACCAACAGACGTCCTCGTTCGGATTACCACGACCAACATCTGTGGTTCAGACCTGCATATGTACGAAGGGCGTACCTCAATGGAGACCGGTCGTGTTTTTGGACATGAGAACCTCGGTGAGGTTATCGAGGTGGGTGCCGGTGTTGATCGGGTCAAGGTGGGTGACCGCGTTTGCCTGCCGTTCAACATCGGTTGTGGTTTCTGTGAAAACTGCGAGAAAGGCCTGACGGGTTTTTGCCTGACAGCGAACCCTGGAACCGCAGGCGCCGCATATGGTTTTGCCGACATGGGGCCCTATCAAGGTGGGCAAGCTGAACTGCTGCGTGTGCCATATGCAGATTTCAACTGCCTGGTGCTACCCGAGGACGCGCAGGAGCGTGAAGACGACTACGTCATGCTCTCTGACATCTTTCCGACCGGCTGGCACGCCACCGAGTTGGCCGGGTTGCTGCCCGGTGAAAGTATTGCAATTTACGGTGCTGGCCCGGTCGGCTTAATGGCAGCTCACTCCGCCATGATCAAAGGTGCATCGCAGGTCTTTGTGGTGGACAACCATCCTGACCGACTGAAACTGGCTGCTCAGATGGGCGCCACGCCAATCAACTCGCTGGAGAAGGAAGCGGTGGAGCAGATTCTCAATCTGACTCATGGCAAAGGGACTGATCGCGGTTGCGAATGCGTGGGTTATCAGTGCTGCGACCGTCATGGTCACGAAGTCAATCACCTGACCATGAACAACCTAGTCGCATCGACCAAGGCTACCGGTGGGATCGGTGTCGTCGGTGTGTTTGTGCCAGAAGATCCAGGTGCCAGGAATGACCTCGCCAAGCAAGGCAAGATGGCCTTTGACTTCGGCGCTTTCTGGTTCAAGGGACAGCAAATTCGAACAGGTCAAGCCAACGTCAAAGCTTACAATCGTCGGCTGGCCGAGCTCATTCACCATGGCCGTGCCAACCCCGCGCAGATCATCTCCCATCGGCTGAATCTCGCCGAGGGGCCTGAGGCCTATAAGCATTTCGATGCGCGTGACAATGGGTGGACAAAAGTTGTGCTCAAACCTGCGGCTTGA